The Cyprinus carpio isolate SPL01 chromosome A9, ASM1834038v1, whole genome shotgun sequence genome window below encodes:
- the pikfyve gene encoding 1-phosphatidylinositol 3-phosphate 5-kinase isoform X5: MAAEDKASSSSSAMDWSSEQPLSPTSPSHLTHFKPLTPEQDEPPLRSAYSSFVSLFRFSKEEGRPPSVMEKSQSASSSPQGPRHNWSSPSHSIHGSETHRKHSELLRRTSTASVDWEEGRRKSEAPLGSHDPRTAVQLRTALKRLKEIMEGKSQDSDLKQYWMPDSQCKECYDCNEKFTTFRRRHHCRLCGQIFCSRCCNQEIPGKFMGYTGDLRACTYCRKIALSYAHSTDSSSIGEDLSALSDSPCSVCVLEPTEPRTPVGGRKASRNIFLEEDLAWQRKNSIGMRKNHQESQNSALSSRLTAVQDDMGKSPARKRSASVTNLSLDRSGSSMVPAYESSVSPQNSRALSKTDHSEEERKILLDSSQLKDLWKKICHNSTGMEFQDHRYWLRTYPNCIVGKELVNWLLRNGTISTRAQAIAIGQALVDGRWLDCVTHHDQIFRDEYALYRPLQNTEFSETPSPDSDSVNSLEGHSEPSWFKDIKFDDSDTEQLADENEYVTPNSASPSKRTSVSSFHSAVDSDSAASINLNMEQDNVNFHIKKQAKYPHVPPYQAEQKSMEPHDPFTPENDIHAPMEVLLSEDGGQQISISDAFIKESLFNRRVEEKAKEMLFTPLGWHHSSLDQLREENGERKAMERLLSANHSHMMALLQQLLYSESLSLSWRDIIVPVVRQVVQTVRPDVRNCDDDMDIRQFVHIKKIPGGKKFDSAVVNGFVCTKNIAHKKMNPYIKNPKILLLKCSIEYLYREETKFTCIDPIVLQEHEFLKNYVQRIADVRPNLVLVEKTVSRIAQDMLLEHGISLVINVKPQVLDRVSRMTQGDLVISMDQLLTKPRLGTCHKFYLHSFQLPNDEMKTLMFFDGCPPQLGCTIKLRGASEYELARVKEIIIFMVCVAYHSQLEISFLMDEFAMPPSLAESSSFPCLLESTTLEEEDETGGEREGQDNDGSTLGDENLTLLPEGDFEPGHQEVIKAHSREPSISESSNKDGESPRINKNASVSSFSGGEEDVIKTSTPLSSFTSSLPQPVSPPFLISDLKETSQEVIKGSGEEERNKELEEMVHQDSTSSETSLPPARLFRDPLQDDTGLFVTEHVASSDDHLKSISALFKQELKDIILCISPFITFQEPYLLTAAGLHCPSRDYFPEQVYLSPLLNKDSKELDGRRKRQLLKESGPSSGSLTNGTVSHQRTIQILSCHKLTGARIVEQLGSSHELARMLADYRAQGGRIRQREGMQFREAPPTKAPIKSDSEEDKGAGLNEMNWATKLDCLNPINHQRLCVLFSSSSAQSNNAPNPCVSPWIVTMEFYGKNDLTLGVFLERYCFRPSYQCPSMYCETPMVHHIRRFVHGNGCVQIVLKELDSPVPGYQHTILNYSWCRVCKQVTPVVPLSNDSWSMSFAKYLELRFYGNKYTRRANAEPCGHSIHKDYHQYFCYNQMVASFSYISVRLFEICLPPPKILIRSQGPSKANLQQDLKDFSHKVAQVYLAVDDRLTSLKTDTFSKTREEKMEDMFAQKDMEESELRGWIEKLQVRLQTSAMDSPQQLQAVLESVVVKKQGLCETLQSWNNRLLDLFQQEKGRKRQSVPPSPGRHRQATLDESKTSALETSPRNPSPVVPNGEKEDRHLNTFPSSSGSSSLLQLPSPAELTPDVITSGPSFPDLDSVSIPEDMFDGHLLGSNDSQVKEKSTMKTILANLLPGNSYNPIPLPFDPDKHYLMYEHERVPIAVCEREPSSIIAFALSCKEYKTALEELTKTTVKTGADDISQAISSGESRVKNSPAKPSESITSQLSRSSADADPLKEPESGDKQKKQTGNPHIELQFSDANAKFYCRIYYAEEFHKMREEIMESSEDDFVRSLSRCVNWQARGGKSGAVFYATEDDRFILKQMPRLEVQSFLDFAPHYFTYITGSVQQKRPTALAKILGVYRIGYKNSQNNTEKKLDLLVMENLFYGRKMAQVFDLKGSLRNRNVKTELGKESCEVVLLDENLLKLVHDNPLYIRSHCKAILRAAILSDALFLSSHLIIDYSLLVGRDDATNELVVGIIDYIRTFTWDKKLEMVVKSTGILGGQGKMPTVVSPELYRARFCEAMDKYFLMVPDHWTGLGLNC; this comes from the exons ATGGCTGCCGAAGACAAGGCTTCCTCCTCGTCCTCTGCGATGGATTGGAGCTCCGAACAGCCACTCTCACCCACCAGTCCATCCCATCTAACGCACTTCAAACCCCTGACCCCCGAGCAGGACGAGCCGCCCCTGCGCTCCGCCTACAGCTCCTTTGTCAGTCTGTTCCGCTTCAGCAAAg AGGAAGGACGGCCTCCTTCAGTGATGGAGAAAAGTCAGTCAGCTTCATCATCACCGCAGGGGCCACGCCACAACTGGTCAAGTCCCTCCCATTCTATACATGGCTCCGAAACCCACAGGAAACATTCAGAACTTCTCAGAAGAACATCCACTGCTTCAG TGGACTGGGAAG AGGGTCGACGGAAATCAGAAGCACCTCTGGGCAGCCACGATCCCCGAACAGCTGTCCAGCTACGCACAGCCCTCAAGAGACTCAAGGAAATCATGGAAGGGAAAAGTCAG GACAGTGATCTGAAACAGTACTGGATGCCAGACAGCCAGTGTAAAGAGTGCTATGACTGCAACGAGAAATTCACAACCTTTCGACGCCGTCACCATTGTCGACTCTGCGGTCAAATTTTTTGCAGCCGATGCTGCAACCAGGAAATTCCTGGCAAGTTCATGGGCTATACGG GTGATTTACGGGCTTGTACGTACTGTCGCAAGATAGCATTGAGCTACGCTCACTCAACTGACTCAAGCTCCATTGGAGAAGATCTCAGTGCCCTGTCAGACTCGCCATGCTCAGTGTGCGTTCTGGAGCCCACCGAACCACGCACACCTGTGGGAGGCCGCAAAGCCAGCCGGAACATCTTTCTGGAAGAGGACCTGGCCTGGCAAAG AAAAAATTCCATTGGGATGAGGAAGAA TCatcaggaatctcagaacagtgCTCTCAGTTCCAGACTTACAGCAGTCCAGGATGATATGGGCAAGTCACCAGCCAGAAAGAG GTCAGCTAGTGTGACCAACCTGTCCTTGGACCGTTCTGGCTCATCCATGGTTCCTGCCTACGAGAGTTCAGTTAGCCCTCAGAACAGCCGGGCCCTATCCAAGACTGACCACAGCGAAGAGGAGAGAAAGATCCTTCTG GATTCTTCTCAACTTAAAGATCTATGGAAGAAGATTTGCCACAACAGTACAGGAATGGAGTTCCAGGACCATCGGTACTGGCTGCGTACTTACCCCAACTGCATTGTGGGTAAAGAGTTAGTCAACTGGCTCTTACGAAATGGCACTATTTCAACTAG GGCTCAGGCCATAGCTATTGGACAGGCTTTGGTAGATGGCCGCTGGCTTGACTGCGTTACCCATCATGATCAGATCTTCCGTGATGAGTATGCCTTATATCGCCCTCTCCAG AACACAGAGTTCTCAGAAACCCCTTCTCCAGACAGCGACAGTGTGAATTCCCTAGAGGGACACTCCGAACCTTCATGGTTTAAAGACATCAAGTTTGACGATAGTGACACTGAGCAGCTAGCTGATGAAAATGAATATGTCACACCGA ATTCGGCCAGCCCCAGCAAAAGAACATCTGTCAGCAGTTTCCACTCTGCAGTGGACAGTGACTCAGCCGCCTCCATCAACCTAAACATGGAGCAGGACAATGTCAATTTTCACATCAAGAAGCAGGCCAAGTACCCACATGTGCCTCCTTACCAAGCCGAGCAAAAAAGTATGGAGCCCCATGACCCATTCACCCCAGAAAACGACATCCATGCACCAA TGGAAGTCCTGCTCTCTGAAGATGGAGGTCAGCAAATATCCATCAGTGATGCCTTTATTAAAG AGTCTTTGTTTAACCGGAGAGTTGAGGAGAAAGCTAAAGAGATGCTCTTCACACCTCTCGGCTGGCATCACAGCTCTCTGGACCAGCTGCGGGAAGAGAACGGGGAAAGAAAAGCGATGGAGCGTTTACT GTCTGCTAATCACAGCCACATGATGGCGCTGCTGCAGCAGCTGCTGTACAGCGAATCACTGTCTCTCTCTTGGCGTGATATTATTGTACCTGTGGTGAGGCAAGTTGTGCAGACGGTGCGACCGGATGTGCGCAACTGTGATGATGACATGGATATTCGTCAGTTTGTCCATATCAAGAAG ATTCCAGGAGGAAAGAAGTTTGACTCTGCTGTAGTAAACGGCTTCGTTTGCACAAAgaatattgcacacaaaaag ATGAACCCTTACATCAAAAACCCCAAGATCCTTCTCCTCAAATGCTCCATTGAGTATCTGTACAGAGAAGAGACCAAGTTCACTTGCATTGACCCAATTGTGTTACAG GAGCATGAGTTTCTGAAGAACTATGTTCAGAGGATTGCTGACGTCCGACCGAACCTGGTGCTGGTGGAGAAGACTGTGTCCCGTATCGCTCAGGACATGTTACTGGAACACGGCATTAGCCTTGTGATTAATGTCAAACCT CAAGTCCTGGACCGTGTGAGTCGAATGACTCAAGGAGATTTAGTCATTTCAATGGATCAGCTTCTTACAAAACCTCGTTTGGGTACCTGCCATAAATTTTACCTGCATTCCTTCCAGCTGCCAAATG aTGAGATGAAGACCCTTATGTTTTTTGATGGCTGTCCTCCTCAGCTGGGCTGCACCATCAAGCTCCGTGGTGCTTCAGAGTATGAGCTGGCACGGGTGAAAGAGATCATCATTTTTATGGTGTGTGTGGCTTACCACTCACAGCTGGAGATCTCTTTCCTCATGGATGAGTTTGCTATGCCTCCTAGCCTGGCTGAGAGTTCCTCTTTCCCATGTCTGCTGGAAAGCACCACTTTGGAGGAAGAGGATGAAACTGGTGGGGAACGGGAGGGACAAGATAATGATGGTTCTACACTGGGGGATGAGAACCTCACGCTTCTTCCAGAAGGAGACTTTGAGCCAGGGCATCAGGAGGTCATCAAAGCCCACAGCAGAGAGCCTTCCATCTCTGAATCTTCTAATAAAGATGGAGAAAGCcccagaataaataaaaatgcctcAGTTTCTTCCTTCTCTGGAGGAGAGGAAGATGTTATAAAGACCTCCACACCTCTTTCATCCTTCACTTCCAGTCTTCCCCAGCCAGTGTCACCACCTTTCCTTATTTCAGACCTGAAAGAGACATCACAGGAAGTGATTAAAGGCTCAGGTGAGGAGGAGAGGAATAAAGAGCTGGAGGAGATGGTCCATCAGGACAGCACAAGCTCTGAGACCTCCCTCCCACCAGCCCGGCTCTTCAGGGATCCCTTACAGGATGACACAGGCCTGTTTGTGACCGAACATGTAGCTTCTTCAGATGACCACCTTAAATCCATCTCAGCTTTGTTTAAACAGGAGCTTAAAGACATTATTCTCTGCATTTCACCCTTTATTACCTTTCAGGAGCCATACCTGCTCACGGCTGCTGGACTGCATTGTCCTAGCCGGGATTATTTCCCAGAACAGGTTTACCTTTCTCCTCTTTTGAATAAGGACTCGAAAGAGCTGGACGGACGCCGCAAGAGGCAGCTGCTAAAAGAGTCTGGCCCGAGTTCTGGCAGCCTGACCAATGGTACTGTGTCACACCAACGGACCATCCAGATTTTGTCCTGTCACAAACTCACAGGTGCCCGTATAGTAGAGCAGCTAGGCAGTAGTCACGAGCTGGCACGCATGCTGGCTGACTATCGTGCCCAGGGAGGGCGCATTCGGCAAAGGGAAGGAATGCAATTTCGTGAAGCCCCACCCACAAAGGCGCCAATAAAGTCAGACAGTGAAGAAGATAAAGGGGCAGGACTGAACGAAATGAACTGGGCTACTAAG ttGGACTGTTTAAATCCAATCAACCATCAGAGGCTCTGTGTGCTGTTCAGTAGCTCATCAGCACAATCTAATAATGCCCCAAACCCCTGCGTCAGTCCATG GATTGTAACAATGGAGTTTTATGGAAAGAATGATTTGACTCTTGGCGTATTTCTGGAGAGATACTGTTTCAG ACCCTCTTACCAGTGCCCCAGCATGTACTGTGAGACCCCCATGGTTCACCACATCCGGCGCTTTGTCCATGGTAATGGCTGTGTCCAGATTGTTCTCAAAGAGCTGGACTCGCCTGTACCTGGATATCAGCACACAATCCTCAACTACTCTTGGTGCCGTGTCTGTAAACAG GTGACTCCTGTAGTCCCTTTGTCTAATGACTCCTGGTCCATGTCCTTCGCCAAGTATCTAGAGCTCCGTTTCTATGGTAACAAGTACACCCGTCGGGCCAATGCAGAGCCTTGTGGCCACTCCATACATAAAGATTATCACCAGTACTTCTGCTACAACCAGATGGTGGCTTCATTCAG CTACATCTCAGTGAGGCTATTCGAGATCTGTCTGCCTCCTCCAAAAATCCTCATCAGGAGCCAGGGCCCCTCTAAAGCAAACTTGCAGCAGGACCTCAAAGACTTCTCCCATAA GGTGGCTCAGGTGTACCTGGCCGTAGATGACCGTCTGACCTCCTTAAAAACTGACACCTTCAGCAAGACTAGAGAAGAAAAGATGGAGGACATGTTTGCACAGAAAGAT ATGGAGGAATCAGAGCTTCGTGGCTGGATAGAAAAGCTACAGGTGCGTCTGCAGACCAGCGCGATGGACTCGCCACAACAACTACAGGCTGTTCTGGAGTCAGTGGTGGTCAAAAAGCAGGGTTTGTGTGAGACCTTGCAGTCCTGGAACAACAG ACTTCTAGACTTGTTCCAGCAAGAAAAAGGCAGGAAGCGTCAATCTGTTCCTCCCAGCCCTGGCAGACACAGACAAGCTACATTAGATGAGAGCAAG ACTAGTGCTTTGGAGACCTCTCCTCGTAACCCGTCCCCTGTGGTCCCAAATGGAGAGAAAG AGGACCGTCATCTCAACACTTTTCCGTCAAGTTCAGGGTCTTCATCATTACTTCAGTTACCGTCTCCGGCTGAACTAACTCCAGATGTCATCACGAGCGGACCATCTTTTCCTGATCTGGACTCTGTCAGCATCCCAGAGG ACATGTTCGACGGGCACTTGCTTGGTTCCAATGACAGTCAAGTAAAGGAAAAGTCCACCATGAAAACCATCCTGGCCAACCTGTTACCAGGCAACAGCTACAATCCCATCCCGTTACCTTT TGACCCAGACAAGCACTATTTGATGTATGAGCACGAGAGAGTTCCTAtagctgtgtgtgagagagagcccAGCTCCATCATTGCCTTTGCACTCAG CTGTAAAGAGTATAAAACCGCCCTTGAAGAGCTTACAAAGACAACAGTAAAGACTGGAGCTGATGACATATCTCAGGCCATTAG TTCTGGAGAGAGTAGAGTGAAGAACAGCCCGGCCAAACCTAGTGAAAGCATCACGTCACAGTTGAGCCGCAGCAGCGCTGATGCTGACCCACTCA AGGAGCCTGAAAGTGGAGACAAACAAAAGAAGCAGACCGGAAACCCACACATTGAGCTAC AGTTCTCAGATGCAAATGCCAAGTTTTACTGCCGGATTTACTACGCGGAGGAGTTCCATAAAATGCGGGAAGAGATTATGGAGAGCTCGGAGGATGATTTTGTGCGATCGCTCTCCCGCTGTGTTAACTGGCAGGCTCGTGGCGGGAAGTCTGGTGCAGTTTTCTATGCCACTGAAG ATGATCGGTTTATTCTGAAGCAGATGCCCAGATTAGAGGTCCAGTCCTTCTTAGACTTTGCACCCCACTACTTTACTTACATCACAGGATCAGTTCAGCAAAAA CGACCCACAGCACTTGCTAAGATTCTGGGAGTGTACCGTATCGGCTACAAGAACTCCCAGAACAACACAGAAAAGAAACTGGACCTGTTGGTGATGGAAAACCTTTTCTATGGGCGAAAGATGGCACAG GTGTTTGACCTGAAGGGATCCCTGAGAAACAGGAACGTGAAGACTGAACTAGGAAAGGAGAGCTGTGAGGTGGTGCTCCTGGATGAGAACCTCCTCAAACTGGTGCATGACAATCCCCTTTATATTCGCTCACACTGCAAGGCCATTCTGCGTGCTGCCATCCTCAGTGATGCCCTCTTCCTGTCCAGCCACCTCATCATTGATTATTCCCTGTTGGTTGGCCGTGACGATGCCACGAACGAGCTAGTTGTGGGCATCATAG ATTATATCCGGACTTTCACATGGGATAAAAAGCTGGAGATGGTGGTCAAATCTACCGGGATTCTCGGAGGCCAAG GTAAAATGCCCACGGTGGTGTCACCAGAGCTGTATCGAGCACGTTTCTGTGAGGCCATGGACAAATATTTTCTCATGGTCCCTGATCACTGGACAGGTCTTGGGCTCAACTGCTGA